In Microtus ochrogaster isolate Prairie Vole_2 chromosome 4, MicOch1.0, whole genome shotgun sequence, one genomic interval encodes:
- the Tom1 gene encoding target of Myb protein 1, with translation MDFLLGNPFSSPVGQRIEKATDGSLQSEDWALNMEICDIINETEEGPKDAFRAVKKRIVGNKNFHEVMLALTVLETCVKNCGHRFHVLVASQDFVESVLVRTILPKNNPPTIVHDKVLNLIQSWADAFRSSPDLTGVVAVYEDLRRKGLEFPMTDLDMLSPIHTPQRTVFNSETPSAQNSVVSDTSQRGDLSQHATPLPTPAVLPGDSPITPTPEQIGKLRSELEMVSGNVRVMSEMLTELVPTQIEPADLELLQELNRTCRAMQQRVLELIPRISNEQLTEELLMVNDNLNNVFLRHERFERFRTGQTAKTSSETESAADLIDMGPDPTATNNLSSQLAGMNLGSSSVRAGLQSLETSGRLEDDFDMFALTRGSSLADQRKGVKYEAPQTTDGLAGALDARQQNTGAIPATQARIMEDIEQWLSTDVGNSAEDPSGVTSEEFDKFLEERAKAADRLPNLASPSAERPPGPSPGTAPRRKTQEKDDDMLFAL, from the exons ATGGACTTTCTCCTGGGAAACCCGTTCAGCTCTCCGGTGGGACAGCGCATCG AGAAAGCTACAGATGGCTCCCTACAGAGCGAGGACTGGGCCCTCAACATGGAGATCTGTGACATCATCAACGAGACCGAGGAAGG cccCAAAGATGCCTTCCGAGCAGTAAAGAAGCGAATCGTGGGGAATAAGAATTTCCATGAGGTCATGCTGGCCCTCACg GTCTTGGAAACATGTGTTAAGAACTGTGGGCACCGCTTCCATGTACTGGTGGCTAGCCAGGACTTTGTGGAGAGTGTACTGGTGAGGACCATCCTGCCAAAGAACAATCCACCAACTATTGTTCATGACAAGGTGTTGAACCTCATCCAG TCCTGGGCTGACGCGTTCCGCAGCTCGCCTGATTTGACAGGTGTCGTTGCTGTCTATGAGGACCTGCGAAGGAAAGGTCTGGAGTTCCCCATGACTGACCTGGACATGCTGTCACCCATCCACACACCGCAGAGG ACTGTGTTCAACTCAGAGACACCATCTGCACAGAACTCTGTGGTCTCTGACACCAGTCAGCGAGGAGACCTAAGCCAACATGCCACCCCTCTGCCCACTCCAGCTGTCCTCCCCGGTGACTCACCCATCACACCAACTCCTGAACAG ATTGGGAAGCTGCGCAGTGAGCTGGAGATGGTGAGTGGAAATGTACGGGTGATGTCGGAGATGCTGACAGAGCTGGTACCCACCCAGATAGAGCCTGCAGACCTGGAACTACTGCAG GAACTCAACCGCACTTGCCGTGCCATGCAGCAACGGGTCCTGGAGCTCATTCCACGCATCTCTAATGAGCAACTGACCGAGGAACTGCTCATGGTCAATGACAACCTCAACAATGTGTTTCTGCGTCATGAACG GTTTGAACGGTTCCGAACAGGACAGACAGCCAAG ACCTCCAGTGAAACTGAGTCAGCCGCTGACCTGATTGACATGGGTCCTGACCCCACAGCCACCAACAACCTCTCATCCCAACTGGCAGGAATGA ACCTTGGCTCCAGCAGTGTGAGAGCTGGCCTGCAATCTCTGGAGACCTCGGGTCGCCTGGAAGATGACTTTGACATGTTTGCTCTGACTCGGGGTAGCTCGCTGGCTGACCAAAGGAAAGG GGTCAAATATGAAGCCCCCCAAACCACAGATGGCCTGGCTGGAGCCCTGGATGCCCGGCAGCAAAACACTGGAGCA ATCCCCGCCACCCAGGCCCGCATCATGGAGGACATTGAACAGTGGCTGTCCACAGATGTG GGTAACAGTGCTGAGGATCCCTCTGGTGTCACCAGCGAAG AATTTGACAAATTCCTGGAAGAACGGGCCAAGGCTGCTGACCGACTGCCCAACCTGGCCAGCCCTTCAGCCGAGAGACCTCCGGGACCTTCTCCTGGCACAGCTCCTCGAAGGAAGACCCAGGAGAAGGATGATGACATGCTATTTGCCTTATGA